Within Thermus sp. CCB_US3_UF1, the genomic segment GCGGCTTTGGATGAGCCGGGTGGCGCGAAGGGGGCTTAGGCGGTAGAGGAGGTCCATGGTGCGGGCGTCCTGCCCCAGGAGGACCCGGAAGGCGTCCCGCTCCACGGCATCCAGGAGGATCTGGGCGGCCCTTTCCGGCTCCAGGATGGGCACCTTCACCTGCCCCCCGGCCCCCGGGGCCGCCACCCCGGAGTGCTCGGCGATCCCGGTGCGCATGGCCCCGGGCAGGGCCAGGGTCACCCGCACCGGCGTACCCTGGAGCTCGGCCCAAAGCCCCTCGGTGAGAAGCTTCACCGCCGCCTTGGAGGCCCCGTACACCGTCTGCCCCGGGACGGGCAGAAACCCCCCCATGCTGGAGACGTTGACCAGGTGGGCCTCGGGCCGGGCCAAAAGCCGGGGCAGGAAGGCCCGGGTCATGTAGAGGGTGCCCCAGAAGTTCACCCGCATCACCCGCTCCAGGGTGGCCTCCTCCAGCTCCCAAAGCCGCTTGAAGGGCTGGATGATGCCGGCGTTGTTGATGAGCCCGTCCACCTGGCCGTGCGCCGCCTCCACCTCCTGGGGCAGGGCCTCCACCCCCTCGCGGTGGGTGATGTCCAGGACGTGGAGGCTCAAGCCCTGGGCCAGGCGGCCCGCCCGCTCCTGGGTGGCCCTCAGGCCCTCCTCCCTCAGGTCCACCGCCGCCACCCTCGCCCCCCGCCTAAGGAGCTCCAGGGCCAGGGCCTGGCCCAGCCCGCTTCCCGCCCCCGTGACCACCACCACCTTGCCGGCCAGCTTCATAAGGGCCTCCTTCCCCCTAAGGATAGGGCTTCCTCAGGCGGGACCCGCCCCTTCCCGCCAGCGGGCCCTGAGCCGGGCGAAGAGGACCTCCACCTTGGCCTTGGGCAGGATCACCTGCTCGGTGCGCCCCCGGCCGATGAGGTCGCCCAGCTCGTTGAAGGCTTCCATGGTGGCGTGGACCCGGTTTCCCTCGGTGCGCTCGTGCCGGGCTACGATGCGCACCCGCATGCCCGGCAGGGCCGAGGCCAGGTGGCGCACCTCCACGTAGCTCCCGATCCCCTCCTCCCCCTCCTCCAGAAAGGGCAGGATGATCTTCCGCCCGGCCAGCTCCATGTGCTTGGCCATCCAGTAGGTGGCGTAGACGGGGTGGACGGGCCCCAGCTCCTCAAAGTCCACGGTCATGGCCTCGGTGACCACCAGCTCAAAGGTGGCCTCGTAGCCCGGAGGGATGGGGCGCATGGCTAGGCCTTTCTCAGGTCCAAGACCCGCCGGAGCTTCCCCCCCTCGCTCCTTGGGGCCCCCCCTGGGGCCAGGAGGGTCACCTTCATGCTCACCCCGATGGTGTCCTTGATCCTGTGGGCCACCCTCTCCCTCAGGGCATGCAGGCGGTGGTCGGCCTCAATGACCTCGTCGGAGAGGGCCTTTTGCCCGATCTCCCGGAAGAAGGCCTCGGAAACCTCCACCTTGAGCTCGGCCTCGTCCAGGGTGCCCTCCCGCCGCACCACGATCTGGTAGTAGGGTTCCACCTCAGGGATCCCCAGGAGGACCGCCTCCACCTGGGTGGGGTAGACGTTGACCCCGCGGATGATGAGCATGTCGTCGGTGCGGCCCAGGACGGGGCCCATGCGCACGTGGGTGCGGCCGCAGCTGCAGGGGGCGTAGGTGAGGAAGGTGAGGTCCCCCGTCCAGTAGCGCAGGAGGGGCATGGCCTCCTTGGTGAGGGTGGTGAGGACCAGCACCCCCACCTTCCCCTCGGGCAGGGGTTCCCCGGTTTCCGGGTCCACCACCTCGGGGAGGAAGTGGTCCTCCCAGATGTGGCTTCCTTGCCGCTCCTCCACGCACTCGTTGGCCACCCCGGGGCCGATGATCTCGGAGAGGCCGTAGATGTTGGTGCTCCTCACGCCAAGCCCCTCGTCCACCTGCTTCCTTATGGCCTCCGTCCAGGGCTCGGCCCCCAAGACGGCGTACGCCAAGGAGAGCTCCGCCGGGGATACCCCCCGCTTGCGAAACTCCTCGGCCAGGGTCTGGGCGTAGGAGGGGGTGCAGGAGATCACCTCGGGGCGCAGATCCTGGATGAGGGTGAGCTGCCGCTCCGTCATCCCCCCGGAGGCGGGGACCACGTTGAGCCCCAGGGCCTCCGCCCCCCCGTGGAGGCCAAGCCCGCCGGTGAAGAGGCCATACCCGTAGGCGTTGTGCAGGGTCATGCCCGGCCTGGCCCCGGCGGCGGCCAGGGAGCGGGCCACCACCTGGGCGAAGACCCGGAGGTCGGCCTTGGTGTAGCCCACCACCGTGGGCTTGCCCGTGGTGCCGCTGGAGGCGTGGATGCGGGCAAGCTCCTGCCGGGGGACGGCGAAGAGGCCGAAGGGGTAGTTCTCCCGCAGGTGGTCCTTGCGGGTGAAGGGGAGCCGGGGGAGGTCCTCGAGGCCCCGCACCCTGCCGGGGTCCACCCCGGCCTCGTCCAGGAGGCTTCGGTAAAAGGGCACCCGTTGGTAGACGTAGGCCACGATGTGGCGAAGCCTCTCCTCCTGCAGCTGCCTAAGGCTATTCCTGGGAAGGGTTTCCAGTTCCGGCTGGTACATCCTCACCTCCTAAGCGGAACACCGTGCCCGTGAAGAGGGCGATGCGCTTCTCCTCGGAAACTACCTCCACCTGGTAGGTGGCGGTGCGGCGGGAAAGGTTCACCTCCTTGGCCCGGGCCTCCACCCGGGCCCCTGGAGGGAGGGGGCGGAAGTAGTCCATACGGCAGGAGAGGGCCACCGCCGGCCCCCGGGCGTTGGAGGCCAGGGCGAAGGCGCTGTCCGCCAAGGCGTAGAGGAAGCCTCCGTGGGCGGTGCCGTGCAGGTTCAGGTGGGCCTCCCCCACCACCCCCGCCACCACCGCCTCCCCCGGGGCCAGGTGGAGGAGGCGGAAGCCCAGGGTTTCCATAAAGGGATCCCTCATCCCTCCTCCACCTCCCGGGCCAGGCCCAGGTAGGCCTCCACCACCTTGGGGTCCTGCCTGAGCTCCTCCGCCCGCCCGGCCAAGGCCACCTCCCCCGCCTCCAGCACCACCCCCCGGTCGGCCAGGGCCAGGGCCACCTTGGCGTTTTGCTCCACCAGGAGGAGGGTGGTCCCTTCCTCCTTGAGCCCCCGCAGGATGCGGTAGATCTCCCGCACCATCAGGGGGGCAAGGCCCAGGGAAGGCTCGTCCAGGAGGAGGATCCGGGGCCGGGCCATCAGGGCCCGACCGATGGCCAGCATCTGCTGCTCCCCCCCGGAAAGGGTCCCCGCGGGCTGCCGCCGCCTCTCCAAAAGCCGGGGAAAGAGGGCGTACACCCTCTCCAGATCGGGCTTCAGGTTCTCCCGGCGGCGGAAGCGGCGGAAGCCCCCCAGGAGGAGGTTGTCCTCCACGGAAAGCCCGGGGAACAGGGCCCGCCCCTCGGGCACCAGGACTACCCCCCGCTCCAGGAGGGCCTCTGGGCTTCGCCGCCCGAGGGCTTCCCCCTCCAGCACCACCCGGCCCTCGGCCCGGGCCAGGCCCAAAAGCCCCCGCAGGACCGAGGTCTTCCCCGCCCCGTTGGGGCCGATGAGGGCCAAGGCCTCCCCGGCCTCCAGGGCCAAGGACACCCCCCGTACCGCCTCCAGGGGGCCGTAGCGCACGGTGAGGCCTTCCACCCGGAGCATCAGGCCGCCTCCTCCTCCCCCAGGTAGGCCGCCCGCACCGCGGGGTTCCGCTGCACCTCCTTGGGGATACCCTCGGCGATCTTCTCCCCGTAGTTCATCACCACCACCCGGTCCGCCAAGCCCATGATGAGGTCCATGTCGTGGTCCACCAGGAGCACCGTGTACCCCTCCTTGGCCAGGGAGCGGAGGAGGGCGGCCAGCTCCCGCTTCTCCCCGGCCCGCAGGCCCGCCCCCGGCTCGTCCAGGAGGAGGACCTCCGCCCCCGAGGCCAGGAGGCGGGCGATCTCCAAGAGGCGCTGCTGCCCCACGGAAAGCCGCTCGGCCCGCTCCAGGGCCAGGCCCTCCAGGCCCACCCGCTTCAGGGCCCCATAGGCCGTGGCCAGGGCCCGGGCCTCCTCCTGGCGGAAAAAGCCTAGGAGCACGGAGAAAAAGCCCGCCCGGGTGCGGGCGTAGGTACCCAGGGCGGCGTTTTCCAGCACCGAGAGCTCGGGGAAAAGGTGGGGGTGCTGGAAGGTGCGCCCCAGGCCCAGGCGGTGGACCCGCTGGGGGGGTAGGCCGGTGATCTCCTGGCCGAAGAGGACCACCCGCCCTCCATCCGGGGGGAGGGCCCCGGTGATGAGGTTGAAGGTGGTGCTCTTCCCCGCCCCGTTGGGGCCGATGAGGGCCAGGATCTCCCCCCGCCTCAAGGCAAAGGAAACCCCGTTCACGGCAAGAAGCCCGCCGAAGGCCTTCTTTAGGCCCTCCACCGCCAAGACCACCTCCCCTCGAGGCCCTGAGGGGGCGGAAAGGGAAAGGGGCTCGGCCCGGGGCAGCCGCCCCTCCCGCTGGGGAAGGCGGCGCTCCAGTAGGGGCCAAAGCCCCTTAGGGGCCAGGAGGAGGATCAGGGCCAGGATGAGGCCGTAGGCGATGGTCTCGTAGTTGCCCTGCCGGCCCAGGAGGAGGGGGAGGAGGTCCTTGAGCCAGTCCTCGAGGCCGGTGAAAAAGGCCGCTCCCAGGAGGACCCCGGGGACGCTCCCCACCCCCCCGGCCACGGCCATGACCAGGTACTTGATGGAGGCCTCCAGGGAAAAGGGGGTGGGGTTCACGAAGCGCAGGAAGTGGGCGTAGAGGAAACCGGCAAGCCCGGCGATGGCCCCGGAGAGGAGAAAGGCCTTAAGGCGCAGGCTGGCCGGGTCCACCCCGAAGCTGGCCGCCGCCAGGGCGTCCCCCCTGAGGGCCAGAAGGGCCCGGCCCAGGCGGCTATGCCGCAGGTTGGAAAGGGCCAGGACCAAAAGGACCAGGAGGAAGAGGCTCAGGAGGGCGTAGCGGAAGCCCGTGTCCAGGGGAAGGCCGAAAAGGGAAAGGGGCGGCAGGTCGGTAAGGCCGGTATGCCCCCCGGTGAGCCAGACCAGGTTCCCCGCCAGGATGTACAGGGCCACCTGCCAGGCGATGGTGGAAAGGGGGAGGAAGTGGCCCTTGAGGCGCACCGTAAGCCCCCCCAGGACGAGGGCCAGGAGGAGGGAAAGCCCCAGGCCCGCCAATAGCCCAAGCCAAGGGGAAAGCCCCGCCTTCACCGTGATAAGGGCCGTGGCGTAGGCCCCCATCCCCATGAAGGCCGCCTGGGCGAAGCTGGTCATCCCCGCCAGGCCGGTGAGCACGTAAAGGGAAAGGGCCACCATGCCGGAAAGGGCGAAGAAGTTGAGCAGGGTGAGGTAGAAGGGGAAGGGGGAAAGGAGAAAGGGCAGGGCCAGGAGGGCAAACCACAGGTAGCGCATCACTCCTCCACCGCGCGGGCCCGCAGGCTCTGGTAGAAGAGGGCGGGCACCAGGAGCAGGAAGACCAGGGCCTCCTTGTAGGCGCTGGCGTAAAAGCTGGTAAAGCTCTCAAAGAAGCCCACCAAAAGGGCCCCCAGGAAGGCCACGGGGTAGCTCATGAGCCCCCCCAGGATGGCGGCCACAAACCCCTTGAGGCCCAGCATGAAGCCCATGAAGTAGGCGGCGTTGATGAGGGGGGCCAGGAGAAGGCCGGAAAGGGCGGAAAGCAGGCTGGCGATGGCAAAGGCCACCATCCCCGCCTCCTGGGGGGAGATCCCGGAAAGCCTGGCCCCAAGCCGGTTCTCCGCCGCGGCCAGGAGGGCCTTGCCGAAAAGGCTTTGCCGGAAGAAGAGGTAGAGTCCCACCACGGCCAGGAGGGCAAAGAGGAGGACCAACCCGCCTTGGCGGGAGAGGCCCACCAGGATCTCCCCCTCCAGGAGGGGCCGGGGGCGGAACTGCTCCGGACCGAAGAAGACCAGGCCCAGGCCCATGTAGGCCACGTGGAGCCCCACGGCCATGATGAGGAGGGAGAGGACGGTGGCCTCCCGCATGGGCTGGAAGAAGACCCGGTAGGTGGCGGCCCCCAGGTAGACCACCAGGGCCACGGCGGCGGGGTAGGCCAGGGCCGGGACCCGGAGGGCCAGGAGGAGCAGGAGGGCTACCCCCAGGCCGCCCCCCACGGGGAGGAGGGCCTCCCGCCCCCGGGCGAGGAAGGCCCAGGCCCCGCCCAGGGCCAGGGCCAGCCACAGGGTCCCGGGGAGCTTCCCCTCCAGGAGCCAGACCAAGGAAAGGGGGGCAAACATGAGGAGCTCCCCGATGGGCACCAGGATCACCCGGGTCACGGCGAAGACCAGGACCAGGGAAAGGGCCAGGAGGCCGTAGACCACCCCGTTCTGCAGCCCGTCCAAGAGGAGGAAGCCGAGGATGGTGGCGTCCATGGCCTAACGGAAGGTGCGCTCCAGCTTCCAGCGGCCGCCTTCCACCCGTACCATCACCGCGCTGTCCTCAAAGCGCAGGCCCAGGTGGTCCTCCCGGGAGAAGGTGAAGACCCCATGGGTGGCCACCAGGCCCCGGGTGGCCTCGATCTCGTCCCGCAAGGCCGCGCGGAAGCCGGCCAGGTCCTTGGCCGGGTCGGCCCGCTTCAGGGCCCGCTCCAGGGCCGGCTTCAGGATCAGCCAGGCATCCCAGGCGTGGGCCCCGAAGGTGGAGTAGCTGCCGATGCCGTAGCGGGCCTCGTAGCGCTGGATGTAATCCAGGGAAGGCCGCTTGGTGGGGTAGCCCGAAGGGAGCTGCTCCGCCACCAGGATGGGGCCCGCGGGCAGGAGGGTACCCTCCACGTCCGCCCCGCCCACCCGGAGGAAGTCGGGGTTGGCCACCCCGTGGGTCTGGTAGATGAGGCCGGCGTAGCCCCGCTCCTTCAGGGTGCGCTGGGGCAGGACCGCCGGGGTGCCGCTGGCCCCGATGAGGACCGCGTCGGGCCGCCGGGCCAGGATGCGGAGCACCTGCCCGGTCACCGAGGTGTCCGTGCGGGCGTAGCGCTCGCTCGCCACCACCTGGAGGCCCTTGGCCCGGGCCTCGGCCTCAAAGAAGCGGGCCCAGCCCTCCCCGTAGGCGTCGTTGAAGCCGATGTAGCCCACGGTCTTCACCCCCCGGGCCACCATGTCCGCCACGATGGCCCGGGCCATGAGCTCCTCCGTCTGGGGGGTCTTGAAGACCCACAGGCGCTGGGCGTCCACGGGGTGGATGATGTCCTTGCTGGCCGCCAGGGAGATGGTGGGCACCCGGGCCTCGGCCACCACGGGGATCATGCCCAAGGAGGCCGGGGTGGTGGTGGTGCCCACGATGGCCACTACGCCCTCCTCCACCAGCCGCCTGGTGTTGCGCACCGCCTGGGTGGTGTCCGAGGCGTCGTCCAGGATGACGAACTGCACCTTCCGTCCCGCCACGCCCCCCGTGCGCTCCAGGAGGTCCTGGAGCATGAGGAAGGTGTTGCGCTCGGGGATGCCCAGGGAGGCGGCGGGGCCCGTGGCGGAGACCACCACCCCCACCTTCAGGGCCTCCTGGGCCAGGGCCGGAAGGGCCAGGACCAACGCGAGGGCCAACCAACGCTTCATGCTCTTCCTCCTTTTTCCCACCGGGTAGGACCCGGATAGGGTCTAACTAACGACCGTTCGGCTTACCTCCTAGTCTACGAAGGGACATCTGTCCCGTCAAGCTAGGTCACGTGCTCGGGGATGCCGGCCAGGGGGGAAGGACGGGTGGGGAGGGGCTTGTCCTCGAGGTCCAAGAGGAGGCTTCCCTCCAGGAACCAGCTCCTTGGGGTCCTGTGCCCCCAGAGGGTCTGGCGCCTGGGGTCATCCAGGCTCCAGCGCACCGGGGGCAGGTCGGGGTCCACGGTGAGGTAATCCGAGGTGTAAAGCTCCAGGCGGTGGCCGTCGGGGTCGCGCAGGTAGAGGAACATGGCGTTGGAGATCCCGTGCCGCCCAGGGCCCCGCTCGATCTGCTCCGTCCGCCTGGCCCCGGCCAGGATGTCCGCCGCCTTGAGGATGGCCAGGGGGTCGGGAAGCCAGTAGGCGAAGTGGTGGAGCCTGGGGCCCTCCCCGTTGGTGAAGGCCACGTCGTGCACGTTCCCCTTGCGGTGGAGCCAGCTGGCCCAAAGCCGCCCCGCCTCGTCCTCGGTGTACTCCGTGAGGCGGAAGCCCAGGGCTTCCTGGTAGTAGCGGGTGGCCCGGTCCACCTCCGGGGAGAAGAGGTTCAGGTGGTCGATGCGCAAGACCCCAGGGCCCCGGTGGAGGTGGTACTCCTGCAGCATGCGGGGCAGCTTCTCCGACCGGAAGTAGAAGGCCAGGGGATAGCCGAAGGGGTCCTGCACCCTTAGGATGCGCGGCTTCCCCCAGTCGGCCTCCTCCCGGTGGGGAAGGCCCTGGTCCCGGGCCCAGGCCAGGAGGCCTTCCAGGGCCTCCTCCCCGTCCACCTTGAAGCCCAAGGCCCGCACCGCGGGGAATGGAGCCTGGGTGAGCTTCAGGCTCCACTCCCGCTCCTCGTAGCCCCGGAGGTAGGCGGTTTCCCCTTCCCGCCTCTCCAACCGGAAGCCCAAAAGCCCCTCGTAAAACTCCAGGCTCCGCTCCAGATCCCTCACCCAAAGCTCCAAAAACCCTACCCTGACGATGGCCATACCAGCCTCCTGTAGCCCCTGGCGTAGTAGACCAAGGGGGGACCCATCTCCCCCAGCTCCACGGCCTCCACCCGGCCCACCACCAGCCGGTGGTCCCCCCCGGGGTAGAGGGCCTCCAGCCGGCAATGGAGGACGGCCAAGGCCCCCGCCACCCGGCCCTCCGCCAGGCCCACCCCCTCCTTGGGCTTGCCGGCGAAGTGCTCGGAAACCCCTTCCTGCCCCTCGCGGAGGAGGCTCACCCAAAAGGCCCCGCTTGCCTCTAGGAGGGGAAGGACCTTGGCCCCATGCCAGATCCCCAGGGCCACCAGGGGGGGCTCCAGGCTCAAGGACATGAAGGCCGTGGCCGTCATGCCCCGCTCCTCCTCCCCCAGCCGGGCGGAAACCACGGTAACCCCGGCGGCGAAGCGGCTTAGGGCCTCCTTGAAGCGGGCTTGCAGTTCCTGGGTGGCGCTTTCCATACCCTCACCTCCGCCCGGAGGGTATCACGCCCCCACCTCGGCGAAGACCGCCAGGCTCCCCTTCAAGAAGGTGCGGATCCGCTCCTTGTAGGGCTCCTTGTCGTAGACCCCGTAAAGGGTCTGGTGCATGCGCACCGGGTCGCCGAAGAAGAAGCGCTCGTAAAGCTCCTGCCGGGCCCCGAAGCCGGAGAGGGTCATGTCCCAGGCCAGGCGGAAGAGGGCCACCCGCTCCCGCGCCTCCAGGGTTGCCCCCTGGAGGTACTTCTCCAAAAGGGGGGCCAGGGGTCCCCGGAAGTCCCGCTCCGAGGGCAGGGTGATGAGGCCCGAGGCCCCGATCTGCTCCAGGATCTCCCGCATCCTGGGGTAGAGCCTGGGGTAGAGGTTGCGGGCCCCGTCCAAGGCCCCCCGGTCCGGGACCAGGAGGCCGAAGGCGTTCTCCTTGGCCTCCTCCTCCGCCCGGGTCCAGAAGGCCCGCATGGCCTCGAGGTAGACGATGATCTCGGCGATCTTCTCCTGCACGTGGCCGTAGGCGTCGGCCCCGATCCCCTCGGCCATGAGGGCCGCCACCCCCAGGAGGGCCTCGGTCTTGGCCGTCTTCAGCACCACCACCTGGTGGGCCATGTGGTGGAGGGCCCCGGTGGCCGCGTAGGCCTGGTTGCACCGCTCCACATCCCCCAGGATGAAGACCCGCTCCCAGGGGACCAGGACGTCGTCAAAGACCACCAGGCAGTCCATCTCCTCCAGGCGGCTGGAAAGGGGGTGGTCAAAGGGGCTATCCCCCCCCACCAGGCCCTCACGGCAGACGAAGTGGAGCCCGGGGGTGGCGGTAGGCAGGGCGAAGGCGATGGCGTACTTCTCGCTTCCCGGCCCCTCCTTGAGGAGGGTGGAGGGGAAGATGAGGACCTCGTCCGCCAGGGGGAAGGTGGCCGTCATCCGCGCCCCCCGCACCACGATCCCCCGCTCCGTCTGTTTCACCACCCCCACGGGGATATAGGGGTCGGGCTGGGCCGAAGGGGGCTTGGCCCGGTTCACCTGGGGGTTGGTGAGGGCGTGGGTGGTGGCCAGGTCCTTGTCCCTAAGGAGGCGGTAGTAGGCGCGGACGTTCTCGGCAAACTCCCCAAAGTAGGGGGCGCTGGCGGCGTAGGCCATGACCACGGCGTTCAGGTAGTCGGGGCTTCGGCCCATCATCCCCAGGTTCTGGTCGGCCCAAAGCTTGTAGGCCCGCCCCCTGCGCTTCAGGTCCTCCTTGCTCTTGGGGATGAGGAAGCTCATCCCGTGCCGCTTCCCCTCCTCCTCGTAGGTGAGGGCCTCCCGGTACCGGGGGTCGTGCTGCAGGTCGTAAAGGGCGGCCATGGTGCGGGCGATCCCCCGGAAGACGGGGTGGGTGGTGGGGTCCTCCACCTTCTCCCCCTTGTACCAGAGGTTGGGGGGACGCTCCCGTAGGGCCTCGAGGTACTCCGCTCCGGTCCTTGCCATACTACCTCCTGCCGAACTTGGGCACATGGGGGGGCTTCAGGGGAAGCCCCACGCTCTTGAGGTCGGTGTAAAACTCCAGGGCGTAAACGCCCCCTTCCCGCCGGTCCCCGCTCCCCTTGACCCCGCCGAAGGGGGTGGGGAGGTGGCGGACGTTGTGGCTGTTGAGGTAGACCATCCCCGCCTCCAGC encodes:
- a CDS encoding SDR family oxidoreductase gives rise to the protein MKLAGKVVVVTGAGSGLGQALALELLRRGARVAAVDLREEGLRATQERAGRLAQGLSLHVLDITHREGVEALPQEVEAAHGQVDGLINNAGIIQPFKRLWELEEATLERVMRVNFWGTLYMTRAFLPRLLARPEAHLVNVSSMGGFLPVPGQTVYGASKAAVKLLTEGLWAELQGTPVRVTLALPGAMRTGIAEHSGVAAPGAGGQVKVPILEPERAAQILLDAVERDAFRVLLGQDARTMDLLYRLSPLRATRLIQSRMRHLLS
- a CDS encoding thioesterase family protein is translated as MRPIPPGYEATFELVVTEAMTVDFEELGPVHPVYATYWMAKHMELAGRKIILPFLEEGEEGIGSYVEVRHLASALPGMRVRIVARHERTEGNRVHATMEAFNELGDLIGRGRTEQVILPKAKVEVLFARLRARWREGAGPA
- a CDS encoding phenylacetate--CoA ligase family protein, with translation MYQPELETLPRNSLRQLQEERLRHIVAYVYQRVPFYRSLLDEAGVDPGRVRGLEDLPRLPFTRKDHLRENYPFGLFAVPRQELARIHASSGTTGKPTVVGYTKADLRVFAQVVARSLAAAGARPGMTLHNAYGYGLFTGGLGLHGGAEALGLNVVPASGGMTERQLTLIQDLRPEVISCTPSYAQTLAEEFRKRGVSPAELSLAYAVLGAEPWTEAIRKQVDEGLGVRSTNIYGLSEIIGPGVANECVEERQGSHIWEDHFLPEVVDPETGEPLPEGKVGVLVLTTLTKEAMPLLRYWTGDLTFLTYAPCSCGRTHVRMGPVLGRTDDMLIIRGVNVYPTQVEAVLLGIPEVEPYYQIVVRREGTLDEAELKVEVSEAFFREIGQKALSDEVIEADHRLHALRERVAHRIKDTIGVSMKVTLLAPGGAPRSEGGKLRRVLDLRKA
- the paaI gene encoding hydroxyphenylacetyl-CoA thioesterase PaaI — encoded protein: MRDPFMETLGFRLLHLAPGEAVVAGVVGEAHLNLHGTAHGGFLYALADSAFALASNARGPAVALSCRMDYFRPLPPGARVEARAKEVNLSRRTATYQVEVVSEEKRIALFTGTVFRLGGEDVPAGTGNPSQE
- a CDS encoding ABC transporter ATP-binding protein, encoding MLRVEGLTVRYGPLEAVRGVSLALEAGEALALIGPNGAGKTSVLRGLLGLARAEGRVVLEGEALGRRSPEALLERGVVLVPEGRALFPGLSVEDNLLLGGFRRFRRRENLKPDLERVYALFPRLLERRRQPAGTLSGGEQQMLAIGRALMARPRILLLDEPSLGLAPLMVREIYRILRGLKEEGTTLLLVEQNAKVALALADRGVVLEAGEVALAGRAEELRQDPKVVEAYLGLAREVEEG
- a CDS encoding ATP-binding cassette domain-containing protein: MRYLWFALLALPFLLSPFPFYLTLLNFFALSGMVALSLYVLTGLAGMTSFAQAAFMGMGAYATALITVKAGLSPWLGLLAGLGLSLLLALVLGGLTVRLKGHFLPLSTIAWQVALYILAGNLVWLTGGHTGLTDLPPLSLFGLPLDTGFRYALLSLFLLVLLVLALSNLRHSRLGRALLALRGDALAAASFGVDPASLRLKAFLLSGAIAGLAGFLYAHFLRFVNPTPFSLEASIKYLVMAVAGGVGSVPGVLLGAAFFTGLEDWLKDLLPLLLGRQGNYETIAYGLILALILLLAPKGLWPLLERRLPQREGRLPRAEPLSLSAPSGPRGEVVLAVEGLKKAFGGLLAVNGVSFALRRGEILALIGPNGAGKSTTFNLITGALPPDGGRVVLFGQEITGLPPQRVHRLGLGRTFQHPHLFPELSVLENAALGTYARTRAGFFSVLLGFFRQEEARALATAYGALKRVGLEGLALERAERLSVGQQRLLEIARLLASGAEVLLLDEPGAGLRAGEKRELAALLRSLAKEGYTVLLVDHDMDLIMGLADRVVVMNYGEKIAEGIPKEVQRNPAVRAAYLGEEEAA
- a CDS encoding branched-chain amino acid ABC transporter permease, with amino-acid sequence MDATILGFLLLDGLQNGVVYGLLALSLVLVFAVTRVILVPIGELLMFAPLSLVWLLEGKLPGTLWLALALGGAWAFLARGREALLPVGGGLGVALLLLLALRVPALAYPAAVALVVYLGAATYRVFFQPMREATVLSLLIMAVGLHVAYMGLGLVFFGPEQFRPRPLLEGEILVGLSRQGGLVLLFALLAVVGLYLFFRQSLFGKALLAAAENRLGARLSGISPQEAGMVAFAIASLLSALSGLLLAPLINAAYFMGFMLGLKGFVAAILGGLMSYPVAFLGALLVGFFESFTSFYASAYKEALVFLLLVPALFYQSLRARAVEE
- a CDS encoding ABC transporter substrate-binding protein, encoding MKRWLALALVLALPALAQEALKVGVVVSATGPAASLGIPERNTFLMLQDLLERTGGVAGRKVQFVILDDASDTTQAVRNTRRLVEEGVVAIVGTTTTPASLGMIPVVAEARVPTISLAASKDIIHPVDAQRLWVFKTPQTEELMARAIVADMVARGVKTVGYIGFNDAYGEGWARFFEAEARAKGLQVVASERYARTDTSVTGQVLRILARRPDAVLIGASGTPAVLPQRTLKERGYAGLIYQTHGVANPDFLRVGGADVEGTLLPAGPILVAEQLPSGYPTKRPSLDYIQRYEARYGIGSYSTFGAHAWDAWLILKPALERALKRADPAKDLAGFRAALRDEIEATRGLVATHGVFTFSREDHLGLRFEDSAVMVRVEGGRWKLERTFR
- the hpaD gene encoding 3,4-dihydroxyphenylacetate 2,3-dioxygenase, encoding MAIVRVGFLELWVRDLERSLEFYEGLLGFRLERREGETAYLRGYEEREWSLKLTQAPFPAVRALGFKVDGEEALEGLLAWARDQGLPHREEADWGKPRILRVQDPFGYPLAFYFRSEKLPRMLQEYHLHRGPGVLRIDHLNLFSPEVDRATRYYQEALGFRLTEYTEDEAGRLWASWLHRKGNVHDVAFTNGEGPRLHHFAYWLPDPLAILKAADILAGARRTEQIERGPGRHGISNAMFLYLRDPDGHRLELYTSDYLTVDPDLPPVRWSLDDPRRQTLWGHRTPRSWFLEGSLLLDLEDKPLPTRPSPLAGIPEHVT
- the hpaC gene encoding 4-hydroxyphenylacetate 3-monooxygenase reductase subunit — encoded protein: MQARFKEALSRFAAGVTVVSARLGEEERGMTATAFMSLSLEPPLVALGIWHGAKVLPLLEASGAFWVSLLREGQEGVSEHFAGKPKEGVGLAEGRVAGALAVLHCRLEALYPGGDHRLVVGRVEAVELGEMGPPLVYYARGYRRLVWPSSG
- the hpaB gene encoding 4-hydroxyphenylacetate 3-monooxygenase, oxygenase component, translated to MARTGAEYLEALRERPPNLWYKGEKVEDPTTHPVFRGIARTMAALYDLQHDPRYREALTYEEEGKRHGMSFLIPKSKEDLKRRGRAYKLWADQNLGMMGRSPDYLNAVVMAYAASAPYFGEFAENVRAYYRLLRDKDLATTHALTNPQVNRAKPPSAQPDPYIPVGVVKQTERGIVVRGARMTATFPLADEVLIFPSTLLKEGPGSEKYAIAFALPTATPGLHFVCREGLVGGDSPFDHPLSSRLEEMDCLVVFDDVLVPWERVFILGDVERCNQAYAATGALHHMAHQVVVLKTAKTEALLGVAALMAEGIGADAYGHVQEKIAEIIVYLEAMRAFWTRAEEEAKENAFGLLVPDRGALDGARNLYPRLYPRMREILEQIGASGLITLPSERDFRGPLAPLLEKYLQGATLEARERVALFRLAWDMTLSGFGARQELYERFFFGDPVRMHQTLYGVYDKEPYKERIRTFLKGSLAVFAEVGA